One genomic segment of Amycolatopsis sp. WQ 127309 includes these proteins:
- a CDS encoding PDZ domain-containing protein: protein MTKSSEESTETAPAPTPPETPPERTGEARRMTRRGWTLVVSGSLFLVFVVLGSVVPVPFVAISPGPTYDTLGRDAAGNPVIQVAGHDTFQTTGELRMTTVSLHDGVTLFQGLGFWASGRYALAPREEYFKPGETNEQVKQENIQQLQDSQTNAQVAALRKLGYPVKVLAKEIVSGSPADHVLAPGDKLITVNNKKIVEAADVRAALAGTLPGQTVQITFQSDGQPERTVPLTLASRPDRKEGFIGLTAVDRADAPFNVTISLQDVGGPSAGLMFTLAIIDRLRPGDLAAGRHIAGTGEITETGEVDPIGGISFKVVGAREAGATDFLVPEHNCAEAKTTAPSGLNLIKVSTLDDALAQLANLKAGRPTASC from the coding sequence GTGACCAAGTCCTCCGAGGAGAGCACCGAGACCGCCCCCGCGCCCACCCCGCCGGAAACTCCGCCGGAGCGGACCGGGGAGGCCCGGCGGATGACCCGCCGGGGCTGGACGCTCGTGGTCAGCGGCTCGCTGTTCCTGGTGTTCGTGGTGCTCGGTTCGGTCGTGCCGGTGCCGTTCGTGGCGATCAGCCCGGGCCCGACCTACGACACGCTCGGTCGCGACGCGGCGGGCAACCCGGTCATCCAGGTCGCCGGTCACGACACCTTCCAGACCACCGGCGAGCTGCGGATGACGACCGTCTCCCTGCACGACGGCGTGACCCTGTTCCAGGGCCTCGGCTTCTGGGCGAGCGGCCGGTACGCGCTGGCGCCGCGCGAGGAGTACTTCAAGCCGGGCGAGACCAACGAGCAGGTCAAGCAGGAGAACATCCAGCAGCTGCAGGACTCGCAGACCAACGCCCAGGTCGCAGCGCTGCGCAAGCTCGGCTACCCGGTCAAGGTGCTGGCGAAGGAGATCGTCTCCGGCAGCCCCGCGGACCACGTGCTGGCCCCCGGCGACAAGCTGATCACCGTCAACAACAAGAAGATCGTCGAGGCCGCGGACGTGCGGGCCGCGCTGGCCGGCACCCTGCCCGGCCAGACCGTCCAGATCACCTTCCAGTCCGACGGCCAGCCGGAGCGGACCGTGCCGCTCACCCTCGCCTCGCGCCCCGACCGCAAGGAGGGCTTCATCGGCCTCACCGCGGTCGACCGGGCCGACGCGCCGTTCAACGTGACGATCTCGCTGCAGGACGTCGGCGGCCCGTCGGCCGGGCTGATGTTCACCCTGGCGATCATCGACCGGCTCCGGCCCGGTGACCTGGCGGCCGGGCGGCACATCGCCGGCACCGGCGAGATCACCGAGACGGGTGAGGTCGACCCGATCGGCGGGATCTCCTTCAAGGTCGTCGGCGCCCGGGAGGCGGGGGCCACCGACTTCCTCGTGCCCGAGCACAACTGCGCCGAGGCGAAGACGACCGCGCCGTCCGGGCTCAACCTCATCAAGGTGTCCACACTGGACGACGCGCTCGCCCAGCTGGCCAACCTCAAGGCGGGACGGCCGACCGCGTCGTGCTGA
- a CDS encoding PPA1309 family protein, with the protein MNEPHPAVPGVAALAREIEEFMAAAGWDQPPQLFALVPTAALLDEQPELAGQLDRANPLTPVAQEALPEGDLAEALGRIAWPDLVIGCALAQEIIVLPPGSESELPDVAEADADSLRRAAADHPQRTEARLVAAVLREGGRSCVMRLRGIGTAEDGDESVDEIVESPDLAPNLIEALKATLMP; encoded by the coding sequence ATGAACGAACCGCACCCGGCCGTCCCCGGTGTCGCCGCACTCGCCCGTGAGATCGAGGAGTTCATGGCCGCGGCCGGCTGGGACCAGCCGCCCCAGCTGTTCGCGCTGGTGCCGACGGCGGCCCTGCTCGACGAGCAGCCGGAGCTGGCCGGGCAGCTGGACCGGGCCAACCCGCTGACGCCGGTGGCGCAGGAGGCCCTGCCCGAGGGCGACCTCGCCGAGGCGCTGGGCCGGATCGCCTGGCCCGATCTGGTCATCGGGTGCGCGCTGGCGCAGGAGATCATCGTGCTGCCGCCGGGCTCGGAGTCGGAGCTGCCCGACGTCGCCGAGGCGGACGCGGACAGCCTGCGCCGCGCCGCCGCCGACCACCCCCAGCGGACCGAAGCCCGGCTGGTGGCCGCGGTGCTGCGCGAGGGCGGGCGCTCGTGCGTCATGCGCCTGCGCGGGATCGGCACGGCCGAAGACGGCGACGAGTCCGTCGACGAGATCGTCGAAAGCCCGGACCTGGCCCCGAATCTGATCGAAGCGCTGAAGGCGACACTGATGCCCTGA